One Argonema galeatum A003/A1 DNA segment encodes these proteins:
- a CDS encoding DoxX family protein has translation MNQNSGNVNRWKEIYRVILSIFMVTVGVLHFVKPEPFVKIVPPQLPYPLELVYISGFFEILGGVGLLIPFVSPAAAWGLIALFIAVFPANINQAVNNIPIEGIPHNQLLYWARLPFQAVLIAWAWWFTRPPEQQPETSSFVAKSKKFDT, from the coding sequence ATGAACCAGAACAGCGGCAACGTGAATAGGTGGAAAGAAATTTACCGCGTCATCCTCTCGATATTTATGGTGACGGTAGGCGTGCTGCACTTTGTCAAGCCTGAACCATTTGTAAAAATCGTGCCGCCGCAACTTCCCTATCCTTTGGAGTTAGTTTACATTAGCGGCTTCTTTGAGATTCTGGGTGGAGTTGGGTTACTGATACCGTTCGTAAGTCCTGCTGCTGCTTGGGGATTGATTGCACTTTTTATTGCCGTTTTCCCTGCCAATATCAACCAAGCGGTCAATAATATTCCGATTGAAGGTATTCCACACAATCAATTACTTTACTGGGCGCGACTTCCCTTTCAAGCAGTTTTAATTGCCTGGGCTTGGTGGTTTACCAGACCGCCAGAACAGCAGCCAGAAACATCTAGTTTCGTTGCTAAAAGCAAAAAATTTGATACTTGA